A genomic stretch from Corynebacterium terpenotabidum Y-11 includes:
- a CDS encoding triacylglycerol lipase produces the protein MHPTLGDGDGVMLLGDTRGLAQYYCDAGTTVQYEEYPPIGHTYAGPYWATQMVPWVNARFAGQAAPSTCGSVSAGNSLTD, from the coding sequence GTGCACCCCACGCTCGGTGACGGCGACGGCGTCATGCTGCTCGGTGACACCCGGGGTCTGGCGCAGTACTACTGCGACGCCGGGACCACGGTGCAGTACGAGGAGTACCCGCCGATCGGCCACACCTACGCCGGGCCCTACTGGGCCACGCAGATGGTGCCCTGGGTCAATGCCCGGTTCGCAGGGCAGGCTGCTCCCTCCACCTGCGGCTCCGTTTCTGCGGGGAACTCGCTGACGGACTGA